The following DNA comes from Astatotilapia calliptera chromosome 6, fAstCal1.2, whole genome shotgun sequence.
CAAAACGTACAAGTTCCATGGATGCAAGAATTGTAAAACTGCTATCAAATAAGGGGTCCTATGTTAATATGTAACTTGACCTGTTACGATGTTTTTGATTAAATAGCTTTTGATTTCAGTGAAATTGATCTACTAATGCTGCAAATTCAACAAATGACCATTTTCAATTCTCTACAACCTATTAAATCTTTTGAAACTCTGTGTGCGTAATTATTTGGAACAGTggattttaagttttttatttttgaaaaacatactGTTTTCATTGGGAGTTTTGTTCAGTAACATTTGAAATATACTCTATTGGTCGATGACTCGAAAATTATGCCAACTGTCATTTGAATTGACTATTtaggaaaaacagagaaaaatataatttgcataataatttggaacgcggtgtatatatatttttaattaagaaGTAGCCAAGAACATATATGACTGCAGGAATgatgacaaaaacacagtgacagaGTTACCAAAAATGAGagattgaaaaaaaacaacgtgTACTTTTGATTGTAAACCTTACAAATATAACTTAAAGACAAAGCTagttatttatttcttctttgtcatctgaatgatgtgtttgtgcgtcctGAGACAGGAACACAACTGTTGTTAAACACAGATCTTCATCCTGAAAAACAATATAACATTtgtaattagttagttagtttagttTTGCAATGCTAGTTTTCCATTTAACAAGCGTGTTAATATTAACGACCTGTGAATGTGACGCATAAGGTACAAAAGCACAAATCAAAATTATGAAGGGAACCTTGGTTACCATATTTTGCCTTGATTGTCGTTTGATACTCAATCTTTTCTGATGATGATGCGATTTCTTTTCTGCACAAAtgaacacaacagcagtgtaATATTAAACAGATTAAAAGCATCTATCTATTgggtttgtggaaaaaaaataacaagtatGACTCTGCAAAAtgactgaataaaacatttcaaaaaaaaaaaaaaaagctattatGCACAAAAATAGGAAAGATAGTAAGTATGTACCTGCTTTCTGACAAGTGTGATATACCAGAATAAAGGAGATTGAGGTGAGAATGGTAAAGGCTGGAGTGAACATCATCATCCATGACAGACGGGTTACACCAACATCCATGACACGCTGTTCTTGCACGATTAATGGTTTTCCTATAGTGACTAAAACATACATATTGTCACCTTAGgcccaacaaacaaacaaaaaagtaatattGCATAATAACATTGAAACATGGTAATTTTGTAATAGTTTAAATCTTGCATATTTTCGATAAATGACAGactttgctttcttttcaaCAGCAAATCTTTTCCTATTTAATCTTAATACATACAAATGCAACCCACtgcatttattaaaagaaaaaacttacCTAAGCACCATGAGgaaacttttgttgtgattaggtgctatataaataaaactgaattgcatTGAATTCAATTACCTAATTTGAGTCTTGTTGTGGAATTTCCATATGTGTAAACAAATCTGCAGTCTTTATTTTCCCCATGCTGTTCTTCTGTTCCACAGTAGTAGAGACcttcatcagaatcagtgatATTTAAAATCACAAGGTCTCGGGAATTAGAGGACTCATTCTTCACAAAGTGCAAATGAGACAAAGGTTCCAAAGGAAACCAAGACGCAGATTTGTACCGTAAAACAACAGTGTTATCATGAGAACACTTCCTGTACCATATTATATGTACTCCAATGGTCATTTTGCAGTCGCAATACAGAGTGATGTTGTCTCCAGGTTGGGCTGTCACTTCCAGTACTGATACAGAAATTCCATTTTGACTGCAGGAAACAACTCCtacaaaaaaatagaattatatgtaaatgtgacaaataacataaaacactgaaagtcTGTTGATTAAAAGATTGTGACTTCAATGCCAAAATTACCtaaaagaacaagaagaatAACATGCAATCCATCCATTAGTGAAGACCATGGGGAGTTGAAAGACAGCCTCTGAAGCACACAGATATGATGTATGTACAGTTTTCCAGGAAATGTAGTTGATTGGCTAGTTACTAAGTGGTTTATATTGAGGCTGCTGTGCACAATGACTGTGGAGACTGTGACTTTATAGTTAACAGTTAACATTAACTTAGTTAGTGGTACAGCCAGTGGCCTACATTGGCTATACCACATGgtaaatacatatatttaaCTGATTAGTTAAGAggagcacttttctactctaattGAGCACTCAAATAGCTTATATAACATGCATCATTCACTAAgttctttctatctaacattcaaaTATTCTGTTGTCTGTGGTTTTAGGGGTTTTGTCATGTcaacaaacatattttaagtgCAAAAAAGCAATGAGGCAACACCTTCactgactgggggataggacagggagaaagaaagaatgaacgaaagagagggagagaaagacaaaatagaggggagagagacaaacaaacaaacaaacaaaaaagaaaaaaacaaacaaaaaaaccaactgGATCACCTGtcgagagaagaaaaaaaaaacagaagagaaaacaaataaaaaagagcaacataataaatacaacaaaatcacaataaactagctaacagtagTTAACAGTAGgtactaaatattaaatgttattgtgcagcacgcaagattgACTACCTTTCAGATAGCAGCCAAGAAAgttgtagtttgtgtctgtgaacacatgtgtgtacacctgtgtggatcagcacgcttgtattcaaaaggtttctccatgtaatgatctgctagggagtgtggggagccatagccccatcccccagggcatgaagcaggtatggaggagatccaggccccagacatccaaaGGGCCCAGAGTACGAgaacccaaggaggaccaccaaaggggcaaccatgccaccctcctgggaagagctgaggagagccccagacgaggggtcacccagcagccacggagcagaggccagagggggttgcagtgacgtgcccacgggctctgccggcagccagctgtgccagagaggaccgagccccaggcccagaggccagaggcctgagggcgcCCCACCCCCAAGAA
Coding sequences within:
- the LOC113023278 gene encoding uncharacterized protein LOC113023278, with the protein product MLTVNYKVTVSTVIVHSSLNINHLVTSQSTTFPGKLYIHHICVLQRLSFNSPWSSLMDGLHVILLVLLGVVSCSQNGISVSVLEVTAQPGDNITLYCDCKMTIGVHIIWYRKCSHDNTVVLRYKSASWFPLEPLSHLHFVKNESSNSRDLVILNITDSDEGLYYCGTEEQHGENKDCRFVYTYGNSTTRLKLVTIGKPLIVQEQRVMDVGVTRLSWMMMFTPAFTILTSISFILVYHTCQKAEKKSHHHQKRLSIKRQSRQNMDEDLCLTTVVFLSQDAQTHHSDDKEEINN